A genomic region of Streptomyces sp. R33 contains the following coding sequences:
- a CDS encoding DUF4255 domain-containing protein: protein MIHEVDEILERLLNGGALAGSGIEVSFEAPTRDWAARRNSTAVNAYLYDIREDVARRQRGTVPVKDDRGAVLKRRQPPRWFRLSYLLTAWTKQPRDEHRLLSAVLATLLPREVLPADELPGSLRTLGLSVPLTVAGIQTEARSLAEIWSALGGELKPSLDLVVTAPFPAFPEYDAGPPVTEGAGVRVRTIDGSLEDLPVWRYRPRHAPDGRRSPEPRR, encoded by the coding sequence ATGATCCACGAGGTGGACGAAATCCTGGAACGGCTGCTGAACGGCGGCGCGCTGGCCGGCTCCGGCATCGAGGTCTCCTTCGAAGCGCCGACCCGTGACTGGGCCGCCAGGCGCAACTCCACGGCTGTCAACGCCTACTTGTACGACATTCGCGAGGACGTCGCCCGGCGCCAACGCGGCACGGTCCCGGTCAAGGACGACCGGGGAGCGGTGCTGAAGCGCCGTCAACCACCCCGCTGGTTCCGACTGTCCTATCTCCTCACGGCCTGGACCAAGCAGCCCAGGGACGAACACCGGCTGCTCTCAGCGGTGCTGGCCACCCTGCTGCCCCGCGAGGTACTTCCCGCAGACGAACTTCCGGGCTCGCTGCGCACGCTGGGACTGTCCGTGCCGCTCACCGTCGCCGGGATCCAGACCGAGGCACGGTCCCTGGCCGAGATCTGGTCAGCGCTCGGGGGTGAGCTCAAGCCGTCCCTGGACCTGGTGGTGACCGCGCCCTTCCCCGCGTTCCCCGAGTACGACGCCGGGCCGCCGGTCACGGAAGGCGCGGGGGTGCGCGTACGTACGATCGACGGCAGCTTGGAGGACCTCCCGGTGTGGCGGTACCGGCCGCGGCATGCCCCCGACGGTCGCCGGAGCCCGGAGCCGCGCCGGTGA
- a CDS encoding LuxR C-terminal-related transcriptional regulator, whose product MATGTAGPDQRIPVVVHAADPISRAGVVSQLRPHPMIDLRDEAETGPGTVAVLIGETLDETVFTRLRRVVRGEGARPVLVVSAVREAELLDVIECGVGAVVWRHEATAHRLLQAVLAASRGDGDLPADLLGRLMSQVGTLQRSAAGGAAAPAMGVTAREADVLRLVAEGLDTAEIAGKLSYSERTVKNVMHGLTTRLHLRNRAHAVAHALREGYI is encoded by the coding sequence GTGGCCACGGGAACGGCGGGTCCGGATCAACGGATCCCGGTCGTGGTCCACGCGGCGGATCCGATCTCCCGCGCGGGGGTGGTCAGCCAGCTGCGGCCGCACCCGATGATCGACCTTCGTGACGAGGCGGAGACCGGGCCCGGGACCGTGGCGGTGCTGATCGGCGAGACGCTGGACGAGACCGTGTTCACGCGGCTGCGGCGGGTGGTGCGCGGTGAAGGGGCCCGACCCGTCCTCGTGGTGAGCGCCGTACGGGAGGCCGAACTCCTCGATGTCATCGAGTGCGGTGTCGGGGCCGTCGTCTGGCGCCACGAGGCCACAGCCCACCGCCTGCTGCAGGCCGTGCTCGCGGCCTCGAGGGGTGACGGCGACCTCCCCGCCGACCTGCTGGGCCGCCTGATGAGCCAGGTGGGCACGCTCCAGCGATCCGCCGCCGGAGGTGCCGCCGCGCCCGCGATGGGGGTGACGGCACGTGAGGCGGATGTCCTGCGGCTGGTCGCGGAGGGGCTGGACACCGCCGAGATCGCGGGCAAACTCTCCTACTCCGAACGCACCGTAAAAAACGTCATGCACGGGCTCACCACCCGTCTGCACCTGCGCAACCGTGCGCATGCCGTGGCCCATGCACTGCGGGAGGGCTACATCTGA
- a CDS encoding response regulator transcription factor, translated as MQPEPPRRILVVDDDPTVTEVVTGYLKNAGFVVDTADDGHEALVCASRGRPDLVVLDLMLPGMDGIEVCRALREGSPAPAVIMLTARGEEEDRVLGLEVGADDYVTKPFSPRELVLRVEAVLRRRTAAAVGPGTGTGTGTVLRAADLVVDTAARRAVRGGAELSLTLREFDLLVYLMRNPGRAVSREQLLQEVWDWEFGDLSTVTVHARRLRTKIEADPANPRLIQTVWGVGYRFDSSEEKG; from the coding sequence ATGCAGCCTGAACCACCGCGTCGGATACTTGTCGTCGATGACGACCCGACGGTCACTGAAGTCGTCACCGGCTATCTGAAGAACGCCGGCTTCGTCGTCGACACGGCCGACGACGGACACGAGGCCCTGGTGTGCGCCTCGCGCGGGCGGCCCGATCTCGTCGTCCTGGACCTGATGCTCCCCGGAATGGACGGCATCGAAGTGTGCCGCGCGCTGCGCGAGGGCTCGCCGGCGCCCGCCGTCATCATGCTCACGGCGCGGGGGGAGGAGGAAGACCGTGTGCTCGGCCTGGAAGTCGGCGCCGACGACTACGTCACCAAGCCCTTCAGCCCCCGCGAACTCGTACTGAGGGTGGAGGCCGTACTGCGCCGCCGTACGGCCGCCGCGGTCGGGCCCGGGACCGGGACCGGGACCGGGACCGTCCTGAGGGCTGCGGACCTGGTGGTCGACACGGCCGCTCGCCGAGCCGTCCGGGGAGGGGCCGAGCTCTCCCTCACCTTGCGCGAGTTCGATCTCCTCGTGTACCTGATGCGCAATCCGGGGCGGGCCGTCAGCCGGGAGCAGCTCCTGCAAGAGGTATGGGACTGGGAGTTCGGTGACCTGTCCACCGTGACGGTTCATGCGCGACGGCTGCGAACCAAGATCGAGGCAGATCCGGCGAACCCGAGGCTCATCCAAACCGTCTGGGGTGTGGGTTACCGTTTCGACTCCTCCGAGGAGAAGGGATGA
- a CDS encoding sensor histidine kinase, with product MREQDILLIALYALAGAAAAGVLGAAVLRAVRHRSAAVSLAVVAAASLTTMLAGTLTVAWAMFLSPHDLTVVTTVVAVAAVVSFALALVLGRWVVARSTALALAARSFGDDGSFDAPEEAGTAELAALSRELAATSAKLNESRERERALETSRRELVAWISHDLRTPLAGVRAMAEALEDGVAADPERYFRQIRTEAERLNTMVGDLFELSRIHAGALSLMPTRISTYDLVGDAVAGVEALARQRGVRLVGERVAPLPIEVDGKEMTRVLCNLLSNALHRTPADGTVAISAESGEEDTVVLSVTDGCGGIREQDLPRVFDTGWRGTETLKPPAGAGLGLAIVRGIVEAHAGRASVRNVADGCCFEVTLPLAGA from the coding sequence ATGCGGGAGCAGGACATCCTCCTCATCGCCCTGTACGCCCTGGCCGGGGCGGCGGCGGCCGGTGTGCTCGGGGCCGCGGTCCTCCGTGCGGTACGACACCGGTCGGCGGCAGTCTCACTGGCCGTTGTCGCGGCGGCCTCCCTGACGACGATGCTCGCCGGGACGCTCACCGTCGCCTGGGCAATGTTCCTTTCGCCGCATGACCTGACCGTGGTCACCACGGTCGTCGCCGTGGCCGCTGTCGTCTCCTTCGCCTTGGCACTCGTACTGGGTCGCTGGGTGGTCGCCCGCAGCACGGCTCTGGCCCTGGCGGCGCGCTCCTTCGGCGACGATGGCTCGTTCGATGCGCCGGAGGAGGCCGGGACCGCGGAACTGGCCGCGCTGAGCCGGGAACTGGCTGCCACCAGCGCCAAGTTGAACGAGTCACGCGAACGCGAACGGGCGTTGGAGACCTCTCGGCGGGAACTCGTTGCATGGATCTCACACGACCTGCGGACTCCACTGGCGGGAGTGCGGGCGATGGCGGAAGCCCTGGAGGACGGTGTGGCCGCCGACCCCGAGCGGTACTTCCGCCAGATCCGGACTGAGGCCGAGCGGCTGAACACCATGGTGGGCGATCTTTTCGAGCTCTCCCGCATCCATGCGGGGGCCCTCTCACTGATGCCGACGCGGATCTCGACGTACGACCTGGTCGGCGACGCGGTGGCCGGCGTCGAGGCGCTCGCCCGGCAGCGCGGCGTGCGGCTCGTCGGAGAGCGGGTCGCGCCGCTGCCCATCGAGGTCGACGGCAAGGAGATGACGCGCGTCCTGTGCAACCTGCTCAGCAACGCCCTCCACCGGACGCCGGCGGACGGCACGGTCGCCATTTCCGCGGAGTCCGGGGAGGAGGACACGGTGGTGCTCTCGGTGACCGACGGCTGCGGCGGCATCCGCGAGCAGGACCTGCCCCGGGTCTTCGACACCGGCTGGCGCGGCACCGAGACGCTCAAGCCTCCGGCCGGTGCGGGCCTCGGCCTGGCGATCGTACGGGGCATCGTCGAGGCGCACGCGGGCCGCGCCAGCGTACGCAACGTGGCCGACGGCTGCTGCTTCGAGGTGACCCTGCCCCTCGCCGGTGCCTAG
- a CDS encoding NADPH-dependent F420 reductase, which translates to MTTIGILGAGRVGTNLASKLSAAGHHVTLGTRNPEDTTARTIGLAPRIAFADHRTTARTTDIVINATPGDSSLDRLTDLRAELSGKILIDVSNATRDTAEGLPGDLCYPGSSLAERLQAALPDTHVVKTLNTMLFTVMTAPETLATPPTAYLSGDSEHAKKTVSGLLGDLGWQPERIEDLGDITTARATEAMILVVPHIMRRHGFKPFAVSVAR; encoded by the coding sequence ATGACCACCATCGGCATCCTGGGCGCCGGCCGCGTCGGTACCAACCTCGCCAGCAAGCTCTCCGCAGCCGGACACCACGTCACCCTCGGCACCCGGAACCCCGAAGACACCACCGCCCGCACCATTGGGCTCGCCCCGCGGATCGCCTTCGCCGACCACCGCACCACCGCCCGCACCACGGACATCGTGATCAACGCGACGCCCGGCGACAGCTCCCTGGACCGCCTCACCGACCTGCGCGCCGAGCTCTCCGGAAAGATCCTCATCGACGTCTCCAACGCAACCCGCGACACAGCCGAGGGCCTGCCGGGCGACCTGTGCTACCCCGGCAGCAGCCTCGCCGAGAGACTCCAGGCCGCCCTCCCCGACACCCATGTGGTCAAGACCCTCAACACCATGCTGTTCACGGTCATGACCGCCCCCGAAACCCTGGCAACCCCACCGACCGCCTATCTCTCGGGCGACTCCGAACACGCGAAGAAGACCGTCTCCGGCCTGCTCGGCGACCTGGGCTGGCAGCCCGAACGGATCGAGGACCTCGGCGACATCACCACCGCCCGCGCCACCGAGGCCATGATCCTGGTCGTGCCCCACATCATGCGCCGGCACGGCTTCAAGCCCTTCGCCGTGTCCGTCGCCCGCTGA
- a CDS encoding inositol monophosphatase family protein yields the protein MSTAMPFDADATLLSDVTAAVKAAGVTLRDRYTSHARGVSLDEVVGEIHANDDAVLDVLREPLLRARQGSQWAEDELAGGALPPGEWWVVDPAEGNINHVHGLEDWAVTATLVSDNLPVLTVVHLPLTGDTYTAVAGGGARLNDRPLKVSAKTDLGAALIGTGQAKPGEDERTFRRIGDSVTAMLINGLVVRVSVPATMQLIHVAAGRMDAFWQFSDVRSGLVAGALLVSEAGGTVTDLAGEPWNTGSRDFLAAAPGIQAAALKVLSPIA from the coding sequence ATGAGCACGGCCATGCCTTTCGACGCCGACGCGACGCTGCTGTCCGACGTGACCGCTGCGGTGAAGGCCGCCGGCGTCACGCTGCGCGACCGCTACACCTCCCACGCCCGGGGCGTGAGTCTGGACGAGGTCGTCGGCGAGATCCACGCCAACGACGACGCGGTACTGGATGTGCTGCGCGAACCCCTGCTGCGGGCCCGGCAAGGGTCGCAGTGGGCCGAGGACGAGCTGGCCGGCGGTGCGCTCCCGCCCGGGGAGTGGTGGGTCGTCGACCCCGCCGAGGGCAACATCAACCACGTCCACGGCCTGGAGGACTGGGCCGTCACCGCCACCCTGGTCAGCGACAACCTGCCGGTACTCACCGTCGTGCACCTGCCGCTGACGGGCGACACCTACACCGCCGTCGCCGGCGGCGGTGCCCGACTCAACGACCGGCCCCTGAAGGTGTCCGCCAAGACCGACCTGGGCGCCGCCCTCATCGGCACCGGTCAGGCCAAGCCCGGCGAGGACGAGCGCACCTTCCGGCGGATCGGTGACTCCGTCACCGCCATGCTCATCAACGGCCTGGTCGTACGCGTGTCCGTTCCCGCCACGATGCAGCTCATCCACGTCGCCGCCGGACGCATGGACGCGTTCTGGCAGTTCTCCGACGTCCGCTCGGGCCTGGTCGCCGGCGCCCTGCTGGTCTCCGAGGCCGGAGGCACCGTCACCGACCTGGCGGGCGAACCCTGGAACACGGGCAGCCGCGACTTCCTGGCCGCCGCCCCCGGCATCCAGGCCGCCGCCCTCAAGGTCCTCTCGCCGATCGCCTGA
- a CDS encoding LysR family transcriptional regulator, with translation MQLDLNLLTALDALLEEGSVAGAAARLHVTAPAMSRSLGRIRKATGDQILVRTGRSMVPTIRALAIRAQVHTLVQQAHQLLSAQQELDLAALERVFTVRWHDALTAASGTALITAVHRQAPGVRLRLSAEPATDDAELRRGEVDLESSSSTPALPDIRHRLVGRDRLVVAVRPGHPLTEGPLSLERYAAAEHLTVSRRGSLRDPIDDALTTRGLERRVAAAGPTAAFALQLALETDLVVTLPDAVTRTARDQLGLATLPLPLPLPDVPLYLLWHQRYDDDRAHTWLRDLATETVQALFTAPTATQRPLTNQTSQ, from the coding sequence ATGCAACTGGATCTGAACCTGCTCACGGCCCTGGACGCCCTGCTGGAAGAGGGCAGTGTCGCCGGCGCGGCAGCACGCCTCCACGTCACCGCACCGGCGATGAGCCGCTCCCTGGGCCGCATCCGCAAGGCCACCGGTGACCAGATCCTGGTCCGCACCGGCCGCAGCATGGTCCCCACCATCCGGGCGCTGGCCATCCGCGCCCAGGTACACACCCTCGTGCAGCAGGCCCACCAACTTCTTTCCGCGCAGCAGGAACTCGACCTGGCGGCACTCGAGCGGGTGTTCACCGTGCGCTGGCACGACGCCCTCACCGCAGCCTCCGGCACTGCCCTGATCACCGCCGTCCACCGCCAGGCTCCTGGCGTCCGGCTCCGCCTGTCCGCCGAACCCGCAACGGACGACGCCGAGCTGCGCCGGGGTGAGGTCGACCTCGAATCGAGCTCCAGCACTCCGGCGCTCCCCGACATCCGCCACCGGCTCGTCGGCAGGGACCGACTCGTCGTCGCCGTACGACCGGGCCACCCGCTCACCGAAGGCCCGCTGAGCCTCGAGCGGTACGCAGCCGCCGAACACCTCACCGTCTCGCGACGCGGCAGCCTGCGCGACCCGATCGACGACGCCCTGACCACACGCGGCCTCGAACGACGCGTCGCCGCTGCCGGGCCCACCGCCGCCTTCGCACTACAACTCGCCCTCGAGACCGACCTCGTCGTCACCCTCCCCGACGCCGTCACCCGCACAGCGCGCGACCAACTCGGCCTGGCCACACTGCCCCTGCCCCTGCCGCTGCCCGACGTCCCCCTGTACCTGCTGTGGCACCAGCGCTACGACGACGACCGCGCCCACACCTGGCTACGAGACCTGGCCACCGAAACCGTCCAGGCACTATTCACGGCACCGACCGCCACTCAACGGCCCCTCACCAACCAGACCAGTCAGTAA
- a CDS encoding cyclopropane-fatty-acyl-phospholipid synthase family protein, with protein sequence MSLESAARAEVAARRYYGTADVDAFYAEVWGGEDIHTGVYADRNESVAVASRRTVELAAAKVAGRLGPGHTVLDLGSGYGGPARYLARTFGCRVVALNISESQNQRHRQTNADRGLDGLIEVVTGSFQDIPYPEDHFDVVWSQEAFCHSGDREQLLGEAVRVLKTTGEMVFTDLMAADTAPPEALRGAVARLEVEGFATPAFYRRTITGLGLTRFDFDDRSDQMLTHYLRLTEETGQRAKELADVIHPAYLQVIQENLPLWVEACREGLTSWGIFHCRRP encoded by the coding sequence GTGAGTCTTGAGAGTGCGGCGAGGGCTGAGGTGGCGGCGCGCCGCTACTACGGAACGGCTGATGTCGACGCCTTCTACGCCGAGGTGTGGGGCGGCGAGGACATCCACACCGGTGTGTACGCCGACCGGAACGAGTCGGTCGCGGTGGCCTCCAGGCGGACGGTGGAGCTGGCGGCGGCGAAGGTCGCCGGCCGTCTCGGTCCGGGGCACACGGTGCTGGACCTGGGCTCCGGATACGGCGGTCCGGCCCGGTACCTGGCCCGGACGTTCGGCTGCAGGGTGGTGGCGCTGAACATCAGCGAATCGCAGAACCAGCGCCACCGTCAGACCAACGCCGACCGGGGTCTGGACGGGCTCATCGAGGTCGTCACGGGATCCTTCCAGGACATCCCGTACCCCGAAGACCATTTCGACGTCGTCTGGTCGCAGGAGGCCTTCTGCCACAGCGGCGATCGCGAACAGCTCCTCGGCGAGGCCGTCCGCGTCCTGAAGACCACGGGTGAAATGGTCTTCACCGACCTCATGGCGGCTGACACGGCCCCTCCGGAGGCGCTGCGCGGCGCGGTGGCCCGCCTCGAGGTGGAGGGGTTCGCCACGCCCGCCTTCTACCGCCGGACGATCACCGGACTCGGTTTGACCCGCTTCGACTTCGACGACCGCAGCGACCAGATGCTCACCCACTACCTCCGCCTCACCGAGGAGACCGGGCAGCGCGCGAAAGAACTCGCCGACGTCATCCACCCCGCCTATCTGCAGGTGATCCAGGAGAATCTTCCGCTCTGGGTGGAGGCCTGCCGGGAAGGCCTCACGAGCTGGGGAATCTTCCACTGCCGTCGCCCCTGA
- a CDS encoding GNAT family N-acetyltransferase, whose protein sequence is MSDVSVRLANEADRSVLERLWLMFRHDLSEFSDLLPNPDGTFRSEWLHAAFDDTDWAPYLLMRGEHPVGLALVRGLAGHTRVLNSFFVVRGARRSGIGLRAVQEVVAKHPGPWEVAFQDANMAAAHFWRRVAAEIAADGWAEDRRPVPARPDLPPDVWISFDVRG, encoded by the coding sequence ATGTCTGACGTATCTGTGCGCCTCGCGAACGAAGCCGACCGTTCCGTGCTGGAACGCCTCTGGCTGATGTTCCGCCATGACCTGTCCGAGTTCAGTGACCTGCTTCCCAACCCGGACGGGACGTTCCGAAGCGAATGGCTCCACGCAGCCTTCGACGACACCGATTGGGCGCCGTACCTGCTGATGCGGGGCGAACACCCCGTCGGTCTGGCTCTCGTCCGCGGCCTGGCCGGCCACACGCGCGTGCTCAATAGCTTCTTCGTGGTGCGTGGGGCCCGGAGATCCGGGATCGGGCTACGGGCCGTTCAGGAGGTGGTCGCCAAGCACCCGGGCCCGTGGGAAGTCGCCTTCCAGGACGCCAACATGGCCGCAGCGCACTTCTGGCGCCGCGTCGCGGCCGAGATCGCAGCTGACGGATGGGCGGAGGATCGCAGGCCTGTTCCAGCTCGGCCCGATCTGCCGCCCGACGTATGGATCTCATTCGACGTGCGAGGGTAA
- a CDS encoding triacylglycerol lipase: MPLLPAPASAADRQDDRPDPVVFVHGWNSDGSTWNTMAGHFRADGWPTTHLDQWTYNATQSNATTAAQLADEIDRVLDITGATKVDVITHSMGALPSRYYLKNLGGTSKVDAWVSLAGPNHGTETARWCGGAPCIEMRPGSDFLNALNSGDETPGSPRYATWGSPCDMLINPKSSVALSGAVNSTTGCLSHSELQSSRAVYGEVKTHVR, translated from the coding sequence ATGCCTCTCCTTCCCGCCCCCGCTTCCGCCGCCGACCGGCAAGACGACCGCCCCGATCCCGTCGTCTTCGTCCACGGCTGGAACTCCGACGGCTCCACCTGGAACACCATGGCCGGCCACTTCCGGGCCGACGGCTGGCCAACCACCCACCTCGACCAGTGGACCTACAACGCCACACAGTCCAACGCCACGACCGCAGCCCAGCTAGCCGATGAGATCGACCGTGTCCTGGACATCACCGGCGCCACCAAGGTCGACGTCATCACCCACTCGATGGGCGCCCTGCCTTCCCGCTACTACCTCAAGAACCTGGGCGGAACTTCCAAGGTCGACGCCTGGGTCTCCCTGGCAGGACCCAACCACGGCACCGAAACCGCACGCTGGTGCGGCGGCGCCCCCTGCATCGAGATGCGGCCGGGATCCGACTTCCTCAACGCCCTCAACTCAGGTGACGAAACCCCCGGTTCCCCCCGCTACGCCACATGGGGGTCGCCATGCGACATGCTCATCAACCCCAAGAGCAGCGTTGCCCTCTCCGGTGCCGTCAACAGCACGACCGGCTGCCTCAGCCACAGCGAGCTGCAGAGCAGCCGGGCGGTGTACGGCGAGGTCAAGACGCACGTTCGCTAG
- a CDS encoding protein kinase: MSAPGDVIGGRFELVDRLGSGGMGTVWRALDRALHREVAVKEVRSAAGRDDPEFRRVLRERVLREARAQARISHPNVVTIHHIVDEGEHPWLVMELLPGHSLDQRLEQGPLSPAEAARTGREVLAGLRAAHAAGIRHRDVKPANVLMRADGSAVLTDFGIAALQDAASLTMTGEVIGTPEYLAPERIRGADLPASDLWSLGMMLYVCVEGVSPMRRATTLATLAAVLDEPVPAPRRAGPLAAVLAELLVRDPAARPAAERLDRLLAAVAEGTGRAVPPEPTRLDRAPGSPPDASPVSGRPPSAGRFGPPPSPPPPGPAPRPDQPAPAPAATPPPTSVPFPPHETTPRDALPTLGPLNGGGPHETGPDRRRKATALAAAAAVTALALLGIGGHALFAPGAGGRTDGKGTASPTISVVSTSPGSPSATPTPGSTGTPSTGPVPTPGTTAGTAGAPGATDTPAGMPPSTPAAIVPGGDDPAPGAGRWIAQLYSEPESTGTAVRDQRLAAIHATAPEARVLRSRDYASLKPGYWVVYAPGPFADGRAALTFCAQKGRTTANECIGRYLSNDQGDYAYQCTPPADSPGGRCRHS; encoded by the coding sequence ATGAGCGCGCCAGGGGACGTGATCGGCGGACGGTTCGAGCTGGTTGATCGGCTCGGCAGCGGGGGGATGGGCACGGTCTGGCGAGCGCTGGACCGTGCTCTTCATCGTGAAGTGGCCGTCAAGGAAGTACGGTCGGCGGCCGGGCGGGACGATCCGGAATTCCGGCGGGTGCTGCGGGAGCGGGTGTTGCGCGAGGCCCGCGCCCAGGCCCGGATCAGCCATCCGAACGTGGTCACCATCCATCACATCGTCGACGAGGGCGAGCACCCCTGGCTGGTGATGGAGCTGCTGCCCGGCCACTCCCTCGACCAGCGTCTGGAGCAGGGACCGTTGTCGCCCGCCGAGGCCGCCCGGACCGGCCGCGAGGTGCTCGCCGGGCTGCGAGCGGCGCACGCGGCAGGCATCCGCCACCGGGACGTGAAACCCGCCAACGTGCTGATGCGGGCGGATGGTTCGGCTGTGCTCACCGACTTCGGCATCGCCGCCCTCCAGGACGCCGCCTCTCTCACGATGACCGGGGAGGTCATCGGGACCCCCGAATACCTGGCGCCCGAGCGGATCCGCGGCGCCGACCTGCCCGCCTCCGACCTGTGGTCGCTGGGCATGATGCTGTACGTGTGCGTGGAGGGTGTCAGCCCGATGCGCCGCGCCACCACCCTGGCCACGCTGGCCGCGGTCCTCGACGAGCCGGTGCCCGCACCCCGCCGGGCCGGGCCGCTGGCCGCCGTACTGGCCGAGCTACTGGTCCGCGACCCGGCCGCGCGGCCCGCTGCGGAACGGCTGGACCGTCTGCTGGCCGCCGTCGCCGAGGGCACCGGCCGCGCCGTACCGCCGGAGCCCACCCGCCTCGACCGGGCGCCCGGCTCCCCTCCCGATGCCTCGCCCGTGTCCGGCCGCCCGCCGTCCGCCGGCCGGTTCGGCCCGCCGCCGTCGCCGCCGCCGCCGGGCCCGGCTCCTCGGCCGGACCAGCCCGCGCCTGCGCCGGCGGCCACACCACCGCCCACTTCCGTGCCCTTCCCGCCGCACGAGACCACCCCCAGGGACGCACTGCCGACCCTCGGCCCCCTGAACGGCGGCGGCCCGCACGAGACCGGACCGGACCGCCGACGAAAGGCCACCGCGCTCGCCGCAGCGGCCGCCGTGACGGCCCTGGCGCTGCTCGGCATCGGCGGGCACGCCCTGTTCGCACCGGGCGCGGGCGGCCGCACGGACGGTAAGGGCACGGCCTCGCCGACAATCTCTGTGGTCTCCACGAGCCCGGGGTCACCCTCGGCAACCCCCACACCGGGCTCCACCGGCACACCGTCGACGGGCCCCGTCCCCACTCCGGGCACTACCGCGGGTACCGCCGGCGCGCCGGGCGCCACGGACACCCCGGCCGGTATGCCGCCGAGCACCCCGGCGGCCATCGTGCCCGGTGGCGACGACCCGGCACCCGGAGCCGGCCGCTGGATCGCCCAGCTCTACTCCGAGCCGGAGAGCACCGGTACCGCCGTACGCGATCAGCGGCTGGCGGCCATCCACGCCACGGCCCCGGAGGCCCGGGTGCTGCGCAGCCGGGACTACGCCTCCCTCAAACCCGGTTACTGGGTGGTCTACGCCCCCGGCCCGTTCGCCGACGGCCGGGCGGCACTCACCTTCTGCGCACAGAAGGGCCGGACCACCGCCAACGAGTGCATCGGCCGCTACCTCAGTAACGACCAGGGCGACTATGCGTACCAGTGCACCCCGCCGGCCGACTCCCCCGGCGGCCGCTGCCGGCATTCATGA